In the genome of Desulfuromonas sp. DDH964, one region contains:
- the ubiE gene encoding bifunctional demethylmenaquinone methyltransferase/2-methoxy-6-polyprenyl-1,4-benzoquinol methylase UbiE, producing the protein MFKLSDKGRGIRDMFDSIAPRYDLLNRLLSLGIDRRWRRFAVRQLEIPAAGRVLDVATGTGDVALEIAARTPSSVHIVGADFTQGMLVHGLEKVASSPYRERISLVNAPCEELPHPDQVFDGVTIAFGIRNVVDRPAGLREMFRVLRPGGRVVILEFSNPKSRFFKALYYFYFRRLLPMIGGLFSQRSAYQYLPDSVLEFPDQEAFKGLMAAAGFSGLRHFDQTFGIATVYVGVREA; encoded by the coding sequence ATGTTCAAGCTCTCCGACAAGGGGCGCGGAATCCGTGACATGTTCGATTCCATCGCGCCCCGCTACGATCTGCTCAACCGTCTCCTCTCCCTCGGCATCGACCGGCGCTGGCGGCGCTTTGCCGTAAGACAGCTGGAAATTCCGGCGGCGGGACGGGTCCTCGACGTTGCGACCGGGACCGGCGATGTTGCGCTGGAGATTGCCGCCCGCACCCCCTCCTCGGTGCATATCGTTGGCGCCGACTTCACCCAGGGGATGCTGGTCCATGGCTTGGAAAAGGTGGCTAGTTCACCCTACCGCGAGCGGATTTCCCTGGTTAACGCGCCCTGCGAGGAACTACCCCACCCCGACCAGGTTTTCGACGGCGTGACCATCGCCTTCGGCATCCGCAACGTGGTCGATCGCCCCGCCGGGTTGCGGGAGATGTTCCGGGTGCTGCGTCCCGGCGGCCGTGTTGTGATCCTCGAATTCTCCAACCCGAAGAGCCGCTTCTTCAAGGCCCTTTACTACTTCTATTTCCGCCGCCTGTTGCCGATGATCGGCGGACTCTTCTCCCAGCGCAGCGCTTACCAGTATCTCCCCGACTCGGTCCTCGAATTCCCGGACCAGGAGGCATTCAAGGGCCTGATGGCGGCCGCCGGGTTCAGCGGGTTGCGCCACTTCGACCAGACCTTCGGCATTGCCACCGTCTACGTCGGTGTCCGCGAAGCCTGA